The DNA window TCCTGGAGATGGGCTCGCCCGCGCGCCTGGCGGCCGGGGTGGAGGAGCTGCGGCTCGCGGGCGCGGAGGCGGTGGTGTGGGCGTGCACGAGCGGAAGCTTCGTCCACGGCCCGGACGGCGCGCGGGACCAGGTCGCGCTGCTGGCGCAGGCGGCCGGACTGCCCGCGTCCAGTACGTCGTTCGCCTTCACACAGGCGGTACGGGACGTGGGCGCCTCCCGGGTCGCGATCGCGGCGACGTACCCGGACGACGTGGCGGCGTACTTCGCCGACTTCCTGAAGGCGGCGGACATCGAGGTGGTCGCGGAGCGCGGCAGCGGCATCCTCACGGCCGCCGAGGTGGGCACGTGGGGCCGGGAGGAGGTCCTGGCGCTGGCCCGCGCGGGCGACCATCCGGACGCGGACGCGGTACTGCTGCCGGACACGGCGCTGCACACGGCGGCGTACCTCCCGGAGCTGGAGGAGGCGCTGGGCAAGCCGGTCCTCACGGCGAACCAG is part of the Streptomyces agglomeratus genome and encodes:
- a CDS encoding maleate cis-trans isomerase family protein — protein: MTAVGFLYPGHSAEDDYPRIEMLLDSDVRLSVVHTDIGEDAHRVDALLEMGSPARLAAGVEELRLAGAEAVVWACTSGSFVHGPDGARDQVALLAQAAGLPASSTSFAFTQAVRDVGASRVAIAATYPDDVAAYFADFLKAADIEVVAERGSGILTAAEVGTWGREEVLALARAGDHPDADAVLLPDTALHTAAYLPELEEALGKPVLTANQVTVWEGLRLAGRRVRAKHLGTLFAGRA